One Chryseobacterium sp. StRB126 genomic region harbors:
- a CDS encoding glycerophosphodiester phosphodiesterase family protein has protein sequence MKNVFLSGIFLIASQLYSAQSFDNQAHRGGKSLYPENTIPAMKNALKMNVTTLEMDLAITKDKKVILSHDAFLSPELITKPDGTYIPKDSGFYYKIYEMPYAKIQTFDVGQKKLDNYPDQKKMKVQKPLFSDIIDTCESYSRELKRPLPYYNIETKTRPFSDNIFHPEPKEFVDLMMKIIMEKGIQDRVIIQSFDPRTLEIIHKEYPKIMTALLVEKVDDKKLAQQQYYFKNIPLEKFKLYPNHLNGVAGDMKFLSFTPTIYSPDHRLVTPELVQECHALGMKVIPWTVNTKERLQELKNMGIDGVISDDPRIFQ, from the coding sequence ATGAAGAACGTATTTTTATCAGGCATATTTCTTATTGCCTCACAATTATATTCAGCACAGTCTTTCGATAATCAGGCTCATCGTGGAGGGAAGTCTCTATATCCGGAGAATACAATCCCGGCTATGAAAAATGCTTTAAAAATGAATGTCACGACCCTAGAAATGGATCTGGCCATCACAAAGGATAAAAAAGTAATTCTTTCTCATGATGCTTTTCTTTCACCAGAATTAATCACCAAGCCGGATGGAACTTATATTCCGAAAGACTCCGGTTTCTACTACAAAATATACGAAATGCCTTATGCTAAAATTCAGACATTTGACGTAGGACAAAAGAAGCTCGACAATTACCCGGATCAAAAGAAAATGAAGGTGCAGAAACCTCTTTTTTCAGATATCATAGATACATGTGAATCTTATTCCCGTGAATTGAAAAGACCCTTACCTTATTATAATATAGAAACCAAAACTCGCCCATTCTCGGACAATATTTTTCATCCGGAGCCTAAAGAATTTGTAGACCTGATGATGAAGATTATTATGGAAAAAGGAATTCAGGATAGAGTTATTATTCAGTCCTTTGATCCCAGAACGCTTGAGATCATTCATAAAGAATACCCTAAAATAATGACAGCTTTACTTGTAGAAAAGGTTGACGATAAGAAATTAGCCCAACAACAGTATTATTTTAAAAATATTCCCTTAGAGAAATTTAAACTATACCCCAACCATTTAAATGGAGTAGCAGGAGATATGAAATTTCTAAGCTTTACTCCAACCATTTATAGCCCGGACCATAGGTTAGTAACCCCGGAACTCGTACAGGAATGTCATGCATTAGGAATGAAAGTAATCCCTTGGACCGTTAATACAAAAGAAAGATTACAGGAATTAAAAAACATGGGAATAGACGGGGTGATTAGCGATGATCCCAGAATATTTCAATAA
- a CDS encoding porin family protein → MKKLFLGLALTAGTLAFAQESTTVNTSPLKKDVQPVRFGIKAGGNSAYFSEQKFGMNSQKLGFHAGAFVNIPISKQFSFQPEVLYNQMGARDVAYSTETTTGATTVKTKGESKVTMNYISVPLMVQMRPTDKFYIEAGPEFSYFINGKTKGEATVASTTGGITTTTSSSQSDDLNKDAINRFNFGLGLGLGYDITNNIGISARYTNSLTKIEKSRPAAENNNRVFQLGLNYKF, encoded by the coding sequence ATGAAGAAGTTATTTTTAGGTCTGGCATTAACTGCCGGTACATTAGCCTTTGCTCAGGAATCAACAACTGTAAATACATCACCTCTTAAAAAAGACGTTCAACCAGTAAGATTCGGTATTAAAGCCGGAGGAAACTCAGCGTATTTCAGCGAGCAAAAATTCGGAATGAACAGCCAAAAATTAGGTTTCCATGCCGGAGCTTTTGTAAACATTCCTATCTCTAAACAATTCAGCTTTCAACCGGAGGTTCTATATAACCAAATGGGAGCAAGAGATGTAGCCTATTCAACAGAAACTACTACAGGAGCAACTACTGTAAAAACTAAAGGAGAAAGTAAAGTAACAATGAACTATATTTCAGTTCCTTTAATGGTTCAGATGCGACCTACGGACAAATTCTATATTGAAGCAGGTCCTGAATTCAGTTATTTTATCAACGGAAAAACTAAAGGGGAAGCTACTGTAGCAAGTACCACAGGAGGAATAACTACAACAACAAGCAGCTCTCAATCTGATGACCTTAATAAAGATGCTATCAACAGATTCAACTTTGGTCTAGGTCTAGGTTTAGGATATGATATTACCAACAATATCGGAATCAGTGCAAGATATACGAACAGCTTGACAAAGATTGAGAAAAGCAGACCAGCTGCTGAAAATAACAACAGAGTTTTCCAATTAGGTCTGAACTACAAGTTCTAA
- a CDS encoding porin family protein, with product MKKLFIGVAFAGSLFINAQEKTKSSSPITFGVKAGLNASTISRSDDRYYESGDHNDEDKLKVGFQAGVFVNIPVAEKFSIQPELLFSQLGSKVEETYSYYSSNYGFKSNFEYKANLNYLTLPVMVQYNILPQLYVEAGPEFGYLLGGKIKGDDTRTTIKGNSTTISKESYSEDLPMDLYRRFNFGIGIGAGYYFTQNFGVTARFTAGISNIMKETDYKMRNNAFQVGVAYKFK from the coding sequence ATGAAAAAATTATTCATAGGAGTGGCTTTTGCAGGAAGCCTTTTCATTAATGCGCAGGAAAAAACTAAGTCATCTTCACCTATTACTTTCGGAGTTAAAGCAGGACTTAATGCTTCTACAATTTCCCGTAGTGATGATAGGTATTATGAGTCTGGGGATCATAACGATGAGGATAAGCTAAAAGTCGGTTTTCAAGCAGGGGTTTTTGTTAACATCCCGGTGGCAGAAAAATTCAGCATTCAGCCCGAACTTCTTTTTAGCCAACTAGGTTCAAAAGTTGAAGAAACATATAGCTATTATAGTTCTAATTACGGCTTTAAAAGTAATTTTGAATATAAGGCAAATTTAAATTACCTTACCCTTCCGGTTATGGTTCAGTACAATATCCTTCCCCAGCTTTATGTAGAAGCAGGTCCTGAATTTGGATATCTATTAGGAGGCAAAATAAAAGGGGATGATACAAGGACCACAATAAAAGGAAATTCTACCACTATTTCTAAAGAAAGCTATTCTGAAGACTTACCAATGGATCTTTACAGAAGATTCAATTTTGGTATTGGCATTGGTGCAGGATATTACTTCACTCAAAACTTTGGAGTAACAGCAAGATTTACAGCAGGAATTTCGAATATTATGAAAGAAACTGATTATAAAATGAGAAACAATGCCTTTCAGGTGGGTGTAGCATATAAATTCAAATAG
- a CDS encoding porin family protein, producing MKKILFGLALVAGTFSFAQKTSNNTANTASSSPVRFGLKAGLNVSSFTDSDSKSKAGFYGGVFANIPVAQDFSVQPEVLYSGMGAKYKGNSDLKANLDYIAVPVMFQYNALPNLYLEAGPQFGFLISAKAKYNSNSVDIKDGLKTFDFGLGLGAGYYFTQNIGVNVRYVAGLTDINKDKVSGSDSNKNGAFQVGLAYKF from the coding sequence ATGAAAAAGATTCTTTTTGGTCTTGCATTAGTAGCAGGAACTTTCTCTTTTGCACAAAAAACTTCTAATAATACAGCTAATACAGCTTCATCTTCTCCAGTGAGATTTGGATTGAAAGCAGGTCTTAATGTTTCTAGCTTTACTGATAGTGACTCAAAGTCAAAAGCTGGTTTCTATGGTGGAGTATTTGCTAACATTCCAGTAGCTCAGGATTTCTCTGTTCAGCCGGAAGTATTATACAGTGGTATGGGAGCAAAATATAAAGGAAATAGTGATCTTAAAGCTAATTTAGATTATATCGCAGTACCTGTAATGTTCCAGTACAATGCACTTCCTAACCTATATTTAGAAGCAGGACCTCAATTCGGTTTCTTAATAAGTGCAAAAGCTAAATATAATTCTAACTCTGTAGATATCAAAGACGGATTGAAAACTTTTGACTTCGGACTAGGTCTTGGTGCTGGTTATTACTTCACTCAGAACATTGGTGTTAATGTAAGATATGTAGCAGGATTGACAGATATCAATAAAGACAAAGTTAGCGGTTCAGACTCTAACAAGAATGGAGCTTTCCAAGTTGGTTTAGCTTATAAATTCTAA
- a CDS encoding porin family protein: MKKLILGLAVTAGTLAFAQQKTSSSPVSFGVKGGMNVSSLSKNNSLDDQKSKIGFNAGVFANIPVASSFSIQPEVLYSQYGEKSDYKLNNSTTISNSTKLDYITVPVMFQYNALPNLYLEAGPEFGFMVSAKNKVKNESTGQSSTTDNYKDNLNTFNFGVGLGAGYYFTPNFGITARYVAGLTDIAKDRPSGSDAIRNNVFQVGLAYKFN; this comes from the coding sequence ATGAAAAAGTTAATTTTAGGATTAGCAGTAACTGCAGGAACATTAGCGTTCGCTCAACAAAAAACTTCTTCTAGCCCTGTATCATTTGGGGTAAAAGGAGGAATGAACGTTTCTTCACTTTCAAAAAATAACAGTCTGGATGATCAGAAATCTAAAATCGGATTCAATGCTGGTGTATTTGCCAACATCCCGGTAGCCTCTTCATTCAGCATTCAGCCAGAAGTATTGTACTCTCAGTATGGAGAGAAGTCTGATTATAAGTTAAACAACAGTACAACCATCTCGAATTCTACTAAGTTAGATTATATTACAGTACCGGTAATGTTCCAGTACAATGCACTTCCTAACCTTTATTTAGAAGCTGGACCTGAGTTCGGATTCATGGTAAGTGCTAAGAACAAAGTGAAAAATGAATCTACAGGTCAGTCTTCTACAACAGACAACTATAAAGATAACCTGAATACATTTAACTTTGGTGTTGGTTTAGGAGCAGGATACTACTTCACTCCAAACTTTGGGATTACAGCGAGATATGTTGCCGGTTTAACGGATATTGCAAAAGACAGACCTAGCGGATCTGATGCCATTAGAAACAACGTATTCCAGGTAGGATTAGCTTATAAATTCAATTAA
- the aroB gene encoding 3-dehydroquinate synthase: MITILNDNFSQLNTFLHENTFSKIFILVDENTHEYCLPVLLGNMETDLGFEILEIEAGEEMKNIQTANQLWEILTEMQADRKALVINLGGGVITDMGGFVASTYKRGIKFINIPTTLLSMCDASIGGKTGIDLMHYKNMVGTFAFPEQIFIYPKFLETLPFKELRSGFAEMLKHGLIADKAHWNQLIQLHKLDVEAVTPYIQNSMDIKQDVVEKDFHESNIRKTLNFGHTIGHAVESLCLQQENPILHGEAVAMGMICEAHLAYLENLISEEDSKTIIENIQRYYPYLDISDFKDEDITALLLNDKKNVDSKINFSLLTGIGECNYDYQCSQKNIIESLSFYRKLNDA, encoded by the coding sequence ATGATAACAATATTAAACGATAATTTTTCTCAGCTCAATACCTTTCTTCACGAGAATACATTCAGTAAAATTTTTATTTTGGTGGATGAAAATACTCATGAATACTGCCTTCCTGTTCTTTTAGGCAATATGGAAACAGATCTTGGGTTTGAAATCCTGGAGATCGAAGCTGGAGAAGAAATGAAGAATATCCAGACAGCCAATCAGCTTTGGGAAATTCTTACAGAAATGCAGGCAGACAGAAAAGCATTGGTTATTAACCTGGGGGGCGGTGTCATTACAGATATGGGTGGTTTTGTAGCCTCTACCTATAAAAGAGGAATTAAGTTCATTAATATTCCTACTACCCTTTTATCTATGTGTGATGCCTCTATTGGCGGGAAAACAGGAATTGATCTGATGCATTATAAAAATATGGTGGGAACATTCGCTTTCCCGGAACAGATTTTTATTTATCCTAAATTTTTAGAAACACTCCCTTTTAAAGAATTAAGAAGTGGATTTGCTGAAATGCTGAAACACGGCCTTATTGCAGATAAAGCTCACTGGAATCAGCTGATTCAGCTTCATAAGCTTGATGTGGAAGCTGTAACCCCCTACATCCAGAATTCTATGGATATTAAACAGGACGTTGTAGAAAAGGACTTCCATGAAAGCAATATCAGAAAAACCCTGAATTTCGGACATACAATAGGCCATGCAGTGGAAAGTTTGTGTTTACAGCAGGAAAACCCTATTCTTCATGGTGAAGCTGTTGCCATGGGAATGATCTGTGAAGCCCATCTGGCATATCTTGAAAACCTTATTTCAGAGGAAGATTCAAAAACAATCATTGAAAACATCCAGAGGTATTATCCTTATTTAGATATCAGTGATTTTAAAGATGAAGATATTACAGCATTGCTTTTAAATGATAAAAAGAATGTGGACAGTAAAATTAACTTCTCTTTGCTTACCGGTATTGGTGAATGTAATTATGATTATCAATGCAGCCAAAAAAATATCATTGAATCATTATCTTTTTACAGAAAATTGAATGATGCGTAA
- a CDS encoding pseudouridine synthase — protein MSRDNNNSDRPKRPRISTKKSSDDSRASRSGNSSGSKPFKKPFSKDGGRKGPEHSGSNSRFEKKPFKKNTGSFNSSSDDSEPKSESRAYITNKSESYEKKSFGKPKRGGKSFDARDKYERGSLKYGRRPSNGDDRSEDKTRSFVQKRRLNKIEKDVHKDSIRLNKYIANSGICSRREADELITQGLVEVNGKVVNEMGYQVQKTDRVVFDGQSITPEKPVYVLLNKPKGYISTTKDDKARKTVMDLVANASPYRLFPVGRLDRSTTGVILLTNDGHMTKKLTHPSFDAKKIYHVTLDKKLTAEDLRLIAEGIRLDEGVAVVDQISYIEGKPKNEIGIEIHIGWNRVIRRIFQRLGYEVETLDRVMFAGLTKKNIKRGHWRILTELEVNNLKML, from the coding sequence ATGAGCAGAGATAATAATAATTCAGACAGACCAAAGAGACCAAGAATTTCAACCAAGAAAAGTTCTGATGATTCTCGTGCTTCCAGATCTGGAAATTCTTCAGGATCAAAACCTTTTAAAAAACCTTTTTCTAAAGATGGTGGAAGAAAAGGTCCCGAGCATTCAGGCTCCAACTCAAGATTTGAAAAGAAACCCTTCAAGAAAAATACCGGGAGCTTCAATAGCTCTAGTGATGATTCTGAACCAAAATCTGAAAGTAGGGCCTATATCACGAATAAAAGCGAAAGCTACGAAAAGAAATCTTTTGGAAAACCTAAGAGAGGTGGAAAAAGCTTCGATGCCAGAGATAAATACGAAAGAGGTAGCTTAAAATATGGTAGGAGACCATCTAATGGAGATGATAGAAGTGAGGATAAGACAAGATCTTTTGTACAAAAGAGAAGATTGAATAAAATCGAAAAAGATGTTCATAAAGACAGCATTCGTCTTAATAAGTATATTGCTAATTCCGGAATCTGCAGCAGGAGAGAGGCTGATGAGCTTATCACACAAGGGCTTGTAGAGGTAAACGGAAAGGTAGTCAATGAAATGGGATATCAGGTACAGAAAACTGACAGAGTTGTTTTTGACGGACAAAGTATTACACCGGAAAAACCAGTTTATGTTCTTCTTAACAAACCAAAAGGGTATATTTCTACTACCAAGGATGACAAAGCAAGAAAAACAGTAATGGATCTTGTTGCAAATGCTTCTCCTTACAGATTGTTCCCAGTAGGAAGACTAGACCGTTCTACGACAGGGGTTATCTTATTGACTAATGACGGGCACATGACTAAAAAACTGACGCATCCATCTTTTGATGCTAAGAAGATTTATCATGTAACCTTGGATAAGAAGCTGACTGCTGAAGATTTACGTCTTATTGCAGAAGGAATCCGCCTTGATGAAGGGGTAGCAGTAGTTGACCAAATTTCATACATTGAAGGTAAGCCTAAAAATGAGATCGGAATTGAAATCCACATCGGATGGAACCGTGTTATCAGAAGAATTTTCCAAAGATTAGGATACGAGGTAGAAACTTTAGACAGAGTAATGTTTGCCGGATTAACGAAGAAAAACATCAAGAGAGGACACTGGAGAATCCTTACAGAACTGGAAGTAAATAACCTTAAAATGCTTTAA
- the pncA gene encoding bifunctional nicotinamidase/pyrazinamidase → MKKALIIVDVQNDFCEGGALAVPGANEIIPYINLLMEENEYDQIILTQDWHPVGHKSFASSNGRKVGESIILNGVPQFMWPDHCVQGTFGAEFHKDLNQTKVTHIIQKGKNLEIDSYSGFQDNNHFMKTGLDDFLKYHDIQLVEIVGLAMDYCVKFTAQDAVANGYITCLHFNGTKAVNVKPDNGRDAIYEMIEKGVTVLG, encoded by the coding sequence ATGAAAAAAGCATTAATAATAGTAGATGTACAGAATGATTTTTGTGAAGGTGGAGCATTAGCAGTACCAGGAGCCAATGAGATTATTCCTTATATCAATCTTCTGATGGAAGAAAATGAATATGACCAGATTATTTTAACTCAAGACTGGCACCCTGTAGGACATAAGAGCTTTGCAAGCAGTAACGGACGCAAGGTGGGAGAAAGCATTATCCTGAATGGTGTTCCGCAATTTATGTGGCCAGATCACTGTGTACAGGGAACTTTTGGGGCTGAATTCCATAAAGACTTAAACCAAACCAAGGTTACTCATATCATACAGAAAGGAAAGAATCTTGAAATTGATAGCTATAGCGGTTTTCAGGACAATAATCATTTCATGAAAACCGGTTTGGATGATTTCTTGAAATACCATGATATTCAGTTAGTGGAAATTGTAGGATTAGCAATGGATTATTGCGTGAAGTTCACAGCTCAGGATGCCGTAGCCAACGGATATATTACCTGTCTTCACTTCAACGGAACCAAAGCGGTAAATGTAAAACCTGATAATGGCAGAGATGCAATCTATGAAATGATTGAAAAAGGAGTAACCGTATTGGGATAA
- a CDS encoding DEAD/DEAH box helicase: MSFESLGLSHNIIRSVKKLGYLKPFPIQEQAIPVILQGKDLMGIAQTGSGKTACFVMPILEKLQNTEAKKDRNVQVLILVPTRELAIQIDEVFRAFTENLKREIRTMAVYGGVSINPQMKGMFGVEVLIATPGRLLDLIDHNALSISEIQHLVVDEADKMFQLGFGEEMNKLFALMPVVKQTTLFSATLNDKIAEMKERLSINPTIIEIKKEEVEIYNIEQFAYHVSPENKGPFLRYLIKEKKVEKALIFVSSTRSADNLVEKLKKNKIKAVAIHSQKSQGARRNNLEEFKSNGAQILVATDLIGRGIHIDYLPCVINYELPRSPLDYIHRIGRTGRANEKGTAINILTDDELQHFRVIQKKMGKKVPLERTEGINLHGY; this comes from the coding sequence ATGTCATTTGAATCGTTAGGATTATCACACAATATTATTCGGTCTGTTAAGAAACTGGGGTATTTGAAACCTTTTCCAATTCAGGAACAGGCAATACCCGTTATTCTGCAAGGAAAAGATCTTATGGGAATTGCACAGACAGGTTCCGGAAAAACAGCTTGTTTTGTAATGCCGATTTTAGAAAAGTTACAGAATACAGAAGCTAAAAAAGATCGTAATGTTCAGGTTTTAATATTGGTTCCTACTCGTGAATTAGCTATTCAGATTGACGAAGTTTTCAGAGCATTTACAGAAAATTTGAAACGTGAAATACGTACCATGGCAGTTTATGGTGGAGTTTCTATCAACCCTCAGATGAAAGGAATGTTTGGGGTAGAAGTCCTGATAGCGACTCCAGGACGTTTATTGGATTTAATTGACCATAATGCACTGAGCATTTCAGAAATTCAGCATTTGGTAGTTGATGAAGCGGATAAGATGTTTCAGTTAGGTTTTGGAGAGGAGATGAATAAGCTTTTTGCTCTGATGCCTGTAGTGAAACAAACAACTTTATTCTCAGCAACTTTAAATGATAAAATTGCTGAAATGAAAGAACGTTTATCTATTAATCCAACCATTATTGAAATTAAAAAAGAAGAAGTTGAGATTTATAATATTGAACAGTTTGCTTATCATGTTTCTCCAGAAAATAAGGGGCCTTTTTTGCGATATCTGATTAAGGAAAAGAAAGTTGAAAAAGCTTTGATATTTGTTTCGTCTACCAGATCTGCTGATAATTTAGTAGAAAAACTTAAAAAGAATAAAATTAAGGCAGTGGCCATTCACAGTCAGAAGTCTCAGGGTGCCCGAAGAAATAATTTAGAAGAATTTAAATCTAATGGAGCACAAATTTTAGTGGCTACAGACTTAATTGGGCGTGGAATTCATATCGATTATCTGCCGTGTGTTATCAATTACGAACTGCCGCGTTCCCCTTTGGATTACATTCACCGAATTGGTAGAACAGGCCGTGCCAACGAAAAAGGAACCGCCATTAATATTCTGACAGACGATGAGCTGCAGCATTTTAGAGTCATTCAAAAGAAAATGGGTAAGAAAGTACCTTTAGAAAGAACGGAAGGAATTAACCTGCATGGCTACTAA